Proteins encoded in a region of the Gammaproteobacteria bacterium genome:
- a CDS encoding response regulator, which translates to MDMSYRILIVDDDLEILNLIKEVLERNGMETQIAYSAATADIELERFDPDLIVLDLMMEGEDGLSFCQRLRRKCNVPIIMVTALAEDVDRIVGLEVGADDYLAKPFNPRELVARIKSVMRRAQDKTGSPASSTGRAFAFGHFTLFPERRSIQRDTGESIDLTSGEFALLLALVERAPRVLSRDQLIDLSRGVATNPFDRSIDSQISRLRGKIEKDPRRPEYIKTVRNLGYAFAAEVKTVNI; encoded by the coding sequence ATGGACATGTCTTATCGCATCCTGATTGTTGATGATGATCTCGAGATCCTTAATTTGATCAAGGAGGTGCTGGAGCGTAACGGGATGGAAACACAAATAGCCTACTCTGCAGCCACAGCCGATATCGAATTGGAGCGCTTTGATCCAGACCTGATAGTGCTCGACTTGATGATGGAGGGCGAAGACGGCTTGTCTTTCTGCCAGCGCCTGAGAAGAAAGTGCAACGTACCGATCATTATGGTGACAGCGCTTGCCGAAGATGTAGATCGTATTGTAGGCCTTGAAGTGGGTGCTGATGATTACCTTGCTAAACCCTTTAATCCCCGGGAATTGGTCGCACGCATAAAATCTGTGATGCGCCGGGCACAAGACAAGACCGGCTCTCCCGCATCCAGCACAGGTCGCGCCTTCGCTTTTGGACACTTCACTTTATTCCCCGAACGCAGGTCGATCCAACGAGACACGGGTGAGTCGATTGACTTAACGTCTGGAGAGTTCGCTCTATTGCTTGCGTTAGTAGAGCGGGCCCCGCGGGTTTTATCGCGAGATCAGCTTATTGATCTGTCGCGTGGTGTAGCCACTAATCCATTCGACCGCAGCATTGACTCTCAGATCAGCCGCCTGCGCGGCAAAATCGAAAAAGACCCCCGTCGTCCTGAATATATAAAGACGGTACGCAATCTCGGCTACGCATTCGCGGCCGAGGTAAAAACGGTGAATATTTGA
- a CDS encoding aminotransferase class V-fold PLP-dependent enzyme → MNQNKPHHAGRHFLQIPGPSNVPDSVLRAMAQPVIDHRGPAFPELTYRLLEKLSRVFNCTGPVFIYPASGTGGWESALLNCLSPGDRVLGVETGHFATLWKNVAERLGLEVQWLEGDWRHGIDPQRIEEALREDSGHRIQAVLAVHTETSTGVTSRIPNIRAAIDNAGHPALFMVDAVSSLACSEFNHDAWSVDVTVSASQKGLMLPPGLSFNAVSEKALSRSRNSTSHHSYWRWDTMLENNQRGYYPYTPATNLLYGLDEALSLLHAEGMDNVIARHARLAEATRRAVSAWGLENVCLDAQEYCNSTTAVLVPDGHDADVLRKLILERFDMSLGTGLGKLKGKIFRIGHIGDFNELMLAGTLSGVEMGLQLAGIPSNRGGIGAALEFLAAG, encoded by the coding sequence ATGAACCAGAACAAGCCACACCATGCGGGCCGTCACTTTCTCCAGATACCGGGCCCTTCCAACGTACCGGACAGCGTACTGCGCGCCATGGCCCAGCCGGTAATCGATCATCGTGGCCCGGCATTTCCGGAACTGACCTATCGACTTCTGGAGAAGTTGAGCAGGGTATTTAATTGCACAGGGCCAGTCTTTATCTACCCCGCTTCCGGTACTGGTGGCTGGGAAAGCGCCCTGCTGAATTGCCTGTCGCCGGGCGATCGGGTACTGGGGGTAGAAACCGGACACTTTGCCACTCTGTGGAAAAACGTCGCAGAAAGACTTGGCCTGGAAGTGCAGTGGCTGGAAGGGGACTGGCGCCATGGGATCGATCCGCAGCGGATCGAAGAGGCCCTGCGCGAGGACAGCGGCCACAGAATACAGGCCGTGCTGGCCGTACATACTGAAACATCTACCGGCGTTACCAGTCGCATACCGAACATACGAGCGGCCATTGACAACGCGGGACATCCGGCGCTGTTCATGGTGGACGCGGTGTCCTCTCTGGCCTGCTCCGAATTCAATCACGACGCCTGGTCTGTGGATGTCACCGTCAGTGCATCCCAGAAGGGCCTGATGCTGCCTCCGGGTCTCAGCTTCAACGCGGTGAGTGAAAAAGCGCTGAGCCGGTCCCGCAACTCAACGTCTCATCACTCCTACTGGCGCTGGGATACCATGCTGGAAAACAATCAGCGGGGTTACTACCCTTATACGCCCGCCACCAATCTGTTGTACGGACTCGATGAGGCATTGAGCCTGCTTCATGCCGAGGGGATGGATAATGTGATCGCCCGTCACGCCCGTCTCGCCGAGGCTACCCGTCGGGCAGTATCGGCATGGGGGCTGGAAAATGTCTGCCTGGATGCACAGGAGTACTGCAATTCCACCACGGCGGTGCTGGTCCCCGATGGCCACGACGCGGATGTGTTGCGTAAGCTGATTCTTGAGCGCTTCGACATGTCACTGGGCACCGGCCTGGGCAAGCTGAAAGGAAAAATTTTCCGTATCGGGCATATTGGTGATTTCAACGAGCTCATGCTGGCCGGCACGCTGAGCGGTGTTGAAATGGGTTTGCAGCTGGCAGGAATTCCCAGCAATCGAGGCGGCATTGGCGCCGCCCTGGAATTCCTGGCGGCAGGCTGA
- a CDS encoding GntP family permease: MDPSTAVNTSAAISLLGFSVVIFLLLFLIAKWKWHVFFALLIPILLFGVLPGIQQNNFIDAFESGFGNTLGSIGVVIVLGSIIAEAMKHTGAIQVITRSMVNLVGRSRMPLALTLTGFIIGIAIFSDVAYVILNPLVHSAARTMGVSIATMSTGLVGALQLTHAIVPPTPGPLAAAAIVGADIGTTIIYGGIACLAGSLASWAWGMYVAGPRIKTMASDEFEGISMESLHVEGPSDLPSTLNSYTPIVIPILLIGTQSVVSLVLEEGHFIRTLFQYLGWPVVALSIGVWLAYRNIRSADDREKARDQWVEAALKTSAMILVVTGLGGSLSAILRGTPAVETIASLFTDYGLPTILLPFVIGIIGNMITGSTTVGVITAASLVAPMLGSLGLSPEAAMLAGASGSVIIKYVNSSYFWVCTSLSRLRVPDAVFTYGGATFVGGIATFLTVCLMWTLGLV; the protein is encoded by the coding sequence ATGGATCCTTCTACCGCGGTCAACACCAGCGCCGCCATCTCCCTTCTTGGCTTCTCGGTCGTTATCTTCCTGCTGCTGTTCCTCATTGCAAAGTGGAAATGGCATGTATTTTTTGCGCTGTTGATTCCTATCCTGCTGTTCGGCGTGTTACCCGGGATACAGCAGAACAATTTTATCGACGCTTTCGAGAGCGGGTTCGGCAATACGCTGGGATCAATCGGCGTCGTGATCGTGCTGGGCTCGATCATCGCCGAAGCAATGAAGCACACCGGTGCGATTCAGGTGATAACGCGATCGATGGTAAACCTGGTGGGGCGATCCCGCATGCCGCTGGCGCTGACACTGACCGGGTTTATCATCGGTATCGCCATTTTTTCCGATGTGGCCTATGTGATTCTAAACCCGCTGGTGCATTCCGCAGCCAGGACCATGGGGGTCAGCATCGCGACCATGTCTACGGGCCTGGTAGGCGCTCTCCAACTGACCCATGCCATCGTTCCGCCCACGCCCGGTCCACTGGCTGCGGCAGCCATCGTCGGTGCCGATATCGGTACCACCATCATCTATGGAGGCATCGCCTGCCTGGCCGGCTCCCTGGCCAGTTGGGCCTGGGGCATGTACGTTGCCGGGCCACGGATCAAAACCATGGCCAGCGACGAGTTTGAGGGAATCTCCATGGAGAGTCTGCACGTCGAGGGCCCGTCCGACCTGCCCAGCACCCTCAACTCCTATACGCCCATTGTCATTCCCATTCTGTTGATTGGAACCCAGAGTGTGGTGTCCCTGGTCCTTGAGGAGGGGCATTTCATACGCACCCTCTTCCAATACCTGGGCTGGCCGGTGGTGGCACTTTCCATCGGGGTCTGGCTGGCCTACCGTAACATCCGCAGTGCGGATGATCGGGAAAAAGCCCGGGATCAATGGGTGGAGGCGGCACTTAAAACCTCGGCAATGATCCTGGTTGTGACCGGGCTCGGGGGTTCACTGAGCGCAATTCTGCGCGGCACGCCGGCTGTCGAGACTATCGCCTCGCTGTTCACCGATTACGGTCTGCCCACTATTCTGCTGCCTTTTGTTATTGGCATTATCGGCAACATGATTACCGGCTCCACGACCGTCGGGGTGATTACCGCGGCCTCGCTGGTGGCGCCAATGCTGGGCAGCCTGGGCCTGTCGCCGGAAGCCGCCATGCTGGCCGGCGCGAGCGGTTCTGTAATCATCAAGTACGTCAACAGCAGCTATTTCTGGGTGTGCACCTCGCTGTCCCGATTGCGGGTCCCCGATGCAGTCTTTACCTACGGCGGGGCAACCTTCGTGGGCGGCATCGCGACCTTTCTGACGGTCTGTCTGATGTGGACACTGGGGCTGGTGTAA
- a CDS encoding FAD-linked oxidase C-terminal domain-containing protein, whose amino-acid sequence MAENYQHSDFARRLAKALRGKVLFDDFSRGRYSTDASIYQLLPLGVVIPADEQDVEIAVQMAADEGLPVLPRGGGTSQNGQAIGEALMLDTTRHLNRILDFDPESRTVCVQPGTVLDTLNRYLKPHGLWYPVDVSTANRATLGGMTGNNSCGARSIRYGNMVHNVRSIEALLADGTRAHFQNARSAGDESPVYQKLVADLLALGTREADEIRARFPDLLRRVGGYNIDELTRDAPNMARLLVGSEGTLGFFQRIHLNLQPIPTHKVLGICHFPTFYQAMDSTRHIVGLNPDAVELVDRTMIELARDIPLFAPTVSRFVNGEPDALLLVEFAGDDLDEQLRRLNGLVELMADLGFPDAVVRATEPAFQNAVWEVRKSGLNIMMSMKGDGKPVSFIEDCAVRLEDLAEYTRRLTDIFHKHGTTGTFYAHASVGTLHVRPVLNMKEEGGAKKMRAIAEETLEMVREYKGSHSGEHGDGISRSEFHESMFGRRMVENFAEVKRCFDPDNLFNPGKIVNPPKMDDRRLMRFPPGYGPIATDAQLDWSDWGGFDRAAEMCNNNGACRKANVGVMCPSYRITGDEQHLTRGRANTLRLALTGQLGEDALTSEAMYQAMDLCVSCKGCKRECPTGVDMARMKMEFLSQYRQRHGLALRDRLFAYLPRYAYRLGNLSVLLNLRDQVPGLATVSQWLLGLSSKRTLPRWRRDQFRAAEELTKDHAITRADPQPGREKEVVLLVDTFNGCFESENARAAVDVLRAAGYRVHSPGAADSSRPLCCGRTFFSSGLLDQARHEARRTITALQPFLERGVPVVGLEPSCLLTLRDEYLAVLPGADTRRLAEQAFMLEEFLVAEQEAGRLQLDLKPIAANRVLLHGHCHQKAFNVLTPVQKLLAMIPGLEVQTIESSCCGMAGSFGYEAEHYEASMQMGGLSLFPAVQSADATDLIVADGTSCRSQISHGTGRQAVHVVQVLKEALINPLFVPKTSQAR is encoded by the coding sequence ATGGCTGAAAATTACCAGCACAGTGATTTCGCCCGGCGGCTTGCTAAAGCGCTGCGTGGCAAGGTGTTGTTTGATGATTTCAGCCGCGGTCGTTACAGCACGGATGCCTCCATTTATCAGTTGCTGCCTCTCGGCGTGGTTATCCCGGCCGACGAGCAGGATGTCGAGATCGCCGTGCAGATGGCGGCGGACGAGGGATTGCCTGTCCTGCCCAGGGGCGGGGGTACCTCTCAGAATGGCCAGGCTATCGGCGAGGCGCTGATGCTGGACACCACCCGGCATCTCAACCGGATTCTGGATTTCGACCCTGAGTCACGCACGGTCTGCGTCCAGCCGGGCACCGTACTCGATACCCTCAACCGTTATCTGAAACCCCATGGCCTCTGGTACCCGGTTGACGTGTCGACCGCCAATCGGGCCACCCTGGGGGGCATGACTGGTAACAACAGCTGCGGAGCCCGCTCCATTCGCTATGGCAACATGGTCCATAACGTCCGCTCCATTGAAGCTCTGCTGGCGGACGGCACCAGGGCCCATTTTCAGAACGCCCGAAGCGCTGGCGACGAAAGTCCCGTTTATCAGAAGCTGGTAGCGGATTTACTGGCTCTGGGCACGCGGGAGGCTGACGAGATACGGGCCAGGTTTCCAGACCTGCTGCGCCGGGTTGGCGGCTATAACATCGACGAGTTGACCCGGGATGCCCCTAATATGGCCAGATTGCTGGTCGGTTCCGAGGGCACGCTGGGCTTTTTTCAACGCATTCATCTGAACCTGCAACCGATTCCCACCCACAAGGTGTTAGGGATCTGTCATTTTCCCACCTTCTACCAGGCCATGGACAGCACACGGCATATAGTAGGGCTGAATCCGGATGCGGTGGAGCTGGTGGATCGCACTATGATCGAACTGGCGCGGGACATTCCATTGTTTGCTCCTACCGTCAGCCGCTTCGTCAACGGCGAGCCGGATGCCTTGCTGCTGGTGGAGTTTGCCGGTGATGACCTGGATGAACAGCTGCGCAGGCTGAATGGTCTGGTGGAACTGATGGCTGATCTTGGTTTCCCGGATGCCGTGGTCCGCGCGACCGAACCGGCTTTCCAGAATGCTGTCTGGGAAGTGCGGAAATCCGGCCTTAATATCATGATGTCCATGAAGGGTGACGGAAAGCCGGTATCGTTCATTGAGGATTGCGCCGTGCGACTGGAAGACCTGGCCGAATACACCCGGCGGCTTACGGATATCTTTCATAAGCACGGGACAACCGGCACGTTCTATGCGCATGCCTCGGTAGGAACCCTGCACGTCAGGCCTGTCCTGAATATGAAAGAAGAAGGCGGGGCGAAGAAAATGCGCGCTATCGCTGAGGAAACTCTCGAGATGGTCCGCGAATACAAAGGCTCTCATTCCGGCGAGCACGGAGACGGAATATCCAGATCCGAGTTTCATGAATCCATGTTCGGTCGTCGCATGGTGGAGAATTTCGCGGAGGTGAAGCGCTGTTTCGATCCCGACAATCTGTTCAATCCCGGTAAGATAGTTAACCCCCCAAAAATGGATGACAGGCGCCTGATGCGCTTTCCGCCCGGCTATGGGCCGATAGCCACTGACGCGCAGCTGGACTGGTCAGACTGGGGCGGTTTCGATCGTGCCGCCGAGATGTGCAATAACAACGGCGCCTGCCGAAAGGCCAACGTAGGCGTCATGTGTCCCTCATATCGTATCACTGGAGATGAACAGCACCTGACCCGGGGTCGGGCAAATACCTTGCGGCTGGCCCTGACCGGGCAGCTGGGCGAGGATGCTCTCACCTCAGAAGCCATGTATCAGGCCATGGATCTGTGTGTCAGCTGTAAAGGTTGTAAGCGTGAGTGCCCTACCGGTGTAGATATGGCGCGCATGAAAATGGAGTTTCTGTCTCAATACAGACAGCGCCATGGGCTGGCGCTGCGTGATCGTCTGTTCGCCTATCTGCCCCGTTATGCGTATCGCCTGGGCAATCTCAGTGTTCTGCTTAATCTGCGTGACCAGGTGCCGGGGCTGGCCACTGTTTCACAATGGCTGCTGGGGCTCAGCAGCAAACGCACTCTGCCACGCTGGCGCAGGGATCAGTTTCGGGCTGCAGAAGAATTAACGAAAGACCATGCAATAACCCGGGCTGACCCTCAGCCGGGCCGCGAGAAAGAAGTGGTGCTGCTGGTCGATACCTTCAATGGTTGCTTCGAGAGTGAGAATGCCCGCGCGGCAGTGGATGTCCTGCGTGCCGCCGGCTACCGGGTCCACAGCCCTGGTGCAGCCGACTCCAGCCGGCCCTTGTGCTGCGGGCGCACTTTTTTCTCCAGCGGTCTGCTGGATCAGGCTCGGCACGAAGCCCGGCGCACAATCACCGCCCTGCAACCGTTCCTGGAACGAGGTGTGCCCGTGGTCGGTCTGGAACCTTCCTGCCTGCTTACCCTGCGCGATGAGTACCTGGCTGTTCTGCCCGGCGCGGATACGCGCAGACTGGCTGAGCAGGCGTTCATGCTGGAAGAGTTTCTGGTCGCCGAGCAGGAGGCGGGAAGGTTACAGCTGGACCTGAAACCCATCGCAGCGAACCGTGTCCTGCTGCACGGACATTGCCATCAGAAAGCTTTTAATGTGCTGACGCCAGTACAGAAATTACTGGCGATGATTCCCGGCCTTGAGGTTCAGACCATAGAATCCAGTTGTTGCGGTATGGCTGGTTCATTCGGTTACGAGGCCGAGCACTACGAAGCCTCCATGCAGATGGGCGGGTTATCACTCTTTCCTGCCGTGCAGAGCGCCGATGCAACAGACCTGATCGTGGCGGATGGCACCAGCTGTCGCAGCCAGATCAGCCACGGTACCGGCAGGCAGGCTGTGCACGTAGTGCAGGTGTTGAAGGAAGCTCTGATCAACCCCCTTTTCGTACCGAAAACTTCGCAGGCGCGTTGA
- a CDS encoding DNA/RNA non-specific endonuclease, which yields MSLSKQVNPLLAGSLIAAVMHLFPVTASAQEIAITHCQDSCPQYRSAITANNSRVVIHHLYAAGLNSYSRRSDWVAYRLTRDAVGIASLLPREWHPDRLANLSEISRLADMEELEPVDNLPDIRSSASPYGGISTPVSREQNRVRLVPLTSFASTPYWSELNNTSNMLPMPAPLRLGAWLQLEQALNSLTAQEEEIHVIAGPVYFNGTAPGSDPLEPGTNLAGYYKIVATDSGIASFVFPHDMRQSESFCQQLQSLGDVERLTNLELFPGHQKNQSWQLVADLGCSQPVSP from the coding sequence ATGTCACTCAGCAAACAAGTCAATCCGTTGCTTGCCGGCTCGCTAATCGCCGCCGTCATGCACCTGTTTCCGGTCACAGCCTCTGCCCAGGAAATCGCCATCACCCATTGTCAGGACTCCTGTCCACAGTACCGGTCGGCTATAACCGCCAACAACTCAAGAGTGGTGATCCATCACCTTTATGCCGCAGGCCTGAACAGCTACAGCCGCCGCTCCGACTGGGTTGCCTACCGGCTGACCCGGGATGCCGTGGGTATTGCCTCGCTGCTGCCGAGGGAATGGCATCCGGACCGGCTGGCCAATCTTTCCGAGATATCGCGGCTGGCGGATATGGAGGAACTGGAACCGGTGGATAACCTGCCCGATATCAGGAGTAGCGCCAGCCCTTACGGTGGCATTTCGACGCCTGTCAGCCGGGAACAGAACCGGGTCCGCCTGGTGCCTTTGACCAGCTTTGCCAGCACTCCGTACTGGTCAGAACTCAACAACACCAGCAATATGCTGCCAATGCCTGCACCGCTGCGCCTGGGGGCCTGGCTGCAGCTGGAGCAGGCGCTGAACTCCCTGACAGCCCAGGAAGAAGAGATCCATGTGATTGCCGGGCCTGTCTATTTTAACGGTACGGCCCCGGGCTCCGACCCCCTTGAGCCTGGCACCAATCTGGCGGGCTATTATAAGATCGTGGCTACCGATTCGGGCATCGCGAGCTTCGTCTTTCCCCATGACATGCGGCAATCGGAGTCATTCTGCCAGCAGCTGCAGAGTCTGGGCGACGTTGAACGGCTGACCAATCTCGAGCTGTTCCCGGGACACCAGAAGAATCAGTCCTGGCAGCTGGTCGCCGATCTGGGCTGCAGCCAGCCGGTCTCCCCTTAG
- a CDS encoding multicopper oxidase domain-containing protein produces the protein MFKHLLNLFLLVPVVALGATTSYEFDIDTVQLNVTGSPVEALAIDGQIPAPTISAAVGDTLRVTFHNHLGVTTSVHWHGILLPADQDGVPYLNTQPIAPGESHTFEFPILHDGTFWYHSHTDLQIQHGLYGAVVLKDGASLLPEDQVEDQVVVFSDWTDEDAETVLANLKKSDDFYAWKKGKVQSWDKVFANGGYAVRNRIDNALTRMGPMDLTDVGYDAYLVNGKRESVLPLQDQTAGQVKLRLVNGSTSSYFDLEYAGGPMTVVAADGQDVQPLRVQRLRIATAETYDVLVSVTPERAYELRATSFDGTGHSSLFVGTGERVAAPDRIPPNLYLMDHTDMSAMDMDMGMSMDRPADRDRASGEAMNTDSAASAMKPHDSHDEPGVNVEPLPMAMPADTSTVAENSSAQADHHSHADHLAEARPMPKSGRMAMAMPGEVIEHMTDYRYLAARHDTSLPDDQPWHDIELTLTGNMERYVWSFDGQTVRENPQVMIRAGENVRFHLTNDTMMHHPLHLHGHFFRIVNEQGERSPLKHTVNVPPMGHVVIEFNASEKADWLFHCHNQYHMKTGMNRVISYEQSSTFDPQMADLIVPSIRWFRINEFHLLTSFADYEFRVSDERHSFDLELDTDLDDTLELHLFYNYHFNRFVSAFGGLERREHHHGKSHDLPVAGLNILLPFMIDSEWRVDDHGRFRLELESQMHFTRRFGFDWRWNSDDEHRYGFSYRLSNRFSVTVHTDTEYGDGIGVQFFY, from the coding sequence GTGTTCAAACATCTGTTAAACCTTTTCCTATTAGTTCCTGTCGTCGCCCTCGGCGCTACGACAAGCTATGAGTTCGATATTGATACTGTTCAACTCAATGTAACAGGGTCCCCGGTGGAGGCCCTTGCCATTGACGGGCAGATACCCGCGCCAACGATAAGCGCTGCTGTGGGTGATACCCTGCGGGTCACCTTTCATAACCACCTTGGCGTCACCACCTCGGTGCACTGGCACGGCATTCTGCTGCCAGCCGACCAGGACGGCGTTCCCTACCTGAATACGCAACCCATTGCACCTGGAGAATCCCACACATTTGAGTTCCCCATCCTGCATGACGGAACCTTCTGGTATCACTCGCACACCGACCTGCAGATCCAACACGGGCTGTATGGCGCCGTGGTGCTCAAGGATGGAGCCTCACTGCTGCCTGAAGATCAGGTGGAAGACCAGGTCGTGGTATTTTCCGACTGGACCGACGAAGACGCGGAAACGGTGCTGGCGAACCTGAAAAAGTCGGACGACTTCTACGCCTGGAAGAAGGGTAAGGTGCAGTCCTGGGACAAAGTATTTGCCAACGGTGGATACGCCGTGCGCAATCGAATCGACAATGCCCTGACACGTATGGGGCCAATGGATCTTACCGACGTGGGTTATGACGCTTACCTGGTCAACGGTAAACGGGAAAGTGTGTTGCCGTTGCAGGACCAGACTGCCGGGCAGGTCAAATTGAGGCTGGTCAATGGTTCCACTTCCAGTTATTTCGATCTTGAGTACGCCGGGGGGCCAATGACCGTTGTCGCTGCCGACGGTCAGGATGTCCAGCCGTTGCGGGTGCAGAGACTGCGCATCGCCACCGCTGAGACTTATGATGTGCTGGTCTCAGTGACACCGGAACGGGCTTACGAACTGCGCGCCACTTCGTTCGATGGAACCGGACACAGCAGTCTCTTCGTAGGCACAGGCGAACGGGTGGCCGCGCCGGATAGGATTCCGCCCAATCTGTACCTGATGGATCATACGGATATGTCTGCAATGGACATGGACATGGGTATGTCGATGGATAGGCCTGCGGACAGGGACAGGGCTTCCGGTGAAGCCATGAACACGGACAGCGCCGCGTCGGCAATGAAACCCCATGACAGTCACGACGAACCTGGCGTAAATGTCGAACCGTTGCCGATGGCGATGCCGGCAGATACGAGCACCGTCGCTGAAAACAGCTCCGCTCAAGCAGACCATCACAGCCACGCCGATCACCTGGCAGAGGCCCGGCCCATGCCCAAATCCGGCAGGATGGCAATGGCGATGCCGGGCGAGGTGATCGAACACATGACCGACTACCGCTACCTGGCGGCCAGGCACGATACGTCGCTGCCCGATGACCAACCCTGGCATGACATCGAATTGACCCTGACCGGCAATATGGAACGTTATGTCTGGAGTTTCGACGGGCAGACTGTGCGGGAAAACCCGCAAGTCATGATCCGCGCCGGTGAAAACGTACGATTCCACCTGACCAACGACACCATGATGCACCACCCGCTGCATCTGCACGGGCATTTTTTCCGGATAGTCAACGAACAGGGTGAACGCAGCCCGCTGAAACACACGGTGAATGTGCCGCCCATGGGCCACGTAGTCATTGAATTTAATGCCAGCGAGAAAGCAGACTGGTTGTTCCACTGCCACAACCAGTACCACATGAAAACCGGCATGAACCGGGTGATCAGCTACGAACAGAGCAGCACTTTTGACCCCCAGATGGCCGACCTGATTGTGCCATCGATCCGCTGGTTTCGGATCAATGAATTCCACCTGCTGACTTCTTTCGCAGATTATGAGTTCCGCGTATCCGATGAACGGCACTCGTTTGACCTGGAGCTGGATACCGATCTCGACGATACCCTTGAGCTGCATCTGTTCTACAACTACCATTTCAATCGATTTGTGTCTGCCTTTGGCGGCCTGGAAAGACGCGAGCACCATCACGGCAAGAGCCATGATCTGCCGGTTGCCGGACTCAACATTCTACTGCCCTTCATGATAGACAGTGAATGGCGAGTGGATGACCACGGCAGGTTTCGCCTGGAGCTGGAGTCACAAATGCACTTCACCCGCCGCTTCGGTTTCGACTGGCGCTGGAATTCCGATGACGAACACCGCTATGGTTTCAGCTACCGGCTCAGTAACCGTTTCTCTGTCACTGTCCACACCGATACCGAGTACGGTGATGGTATCGGTGTACAGTTTTTTTATTAG
- a CDS encoding ATP-binding protein has translation MVRLSDVFSSIIVRVMGLTVGGIILLFLLLIALMQTPFTNLVFPSVVEENAVSIAELVWLLENVPEEMEPFILSAYSGSERLASVSDSFENGLQLRAELRAELDSADSDVTGRLRNREIRFRNLGALELRRDADFGSNEALDAASAIHIAIELEDGRVLNLKLAPSASLPGQPRGILVAITLLVVFALIFSYSLSSVMLRPVQDLERDAERIGLAEVGTVVSESGPVELRRIASALNRMRSRLANLIREREQIMVAIAHDIRTGLTRVRLRMSEGHTITEKEIESDLNQMESLVTDMLAYARAESPKGPRELIELNTFLAKIAETAPFEVAYSNTRSTDRFEIAGDPIALRRLFENLLDNARSYGNGQISLCTIFDGKNFVVRVEDNGPGLPEDQLEDVFEPFYRQDSSRSRQTGGSGLGLGIARAIARAHGASLELENRPAGGLSAIVSFPEAIRT, from the coding sequence ATGGTCCGCTTGAGCGACGTTTTTTCGTCGATCATAGTGCGGGTGATGGGCCTCACAGTGGGCGGTATTATCCTCCTGTTCCTGTTGCTCATCGCGCTCATGCAAACTCCTTTTACTAACCTGGTGTTCCCTTCAGTGGTAGAAGAGAATGCAGTGAGCATTGCAGAGCTTGTCTGGCTCTTGGAAAATGTACCCGAAGAAATGGAGCCGTTCATTCTGTCGGCGTACTCTGGGAGTGAGCGGTTGGCATCAGTCAGTGATTCCTTTGAGAACGGTCTCCAGTTACGGGCAGAGTTACGTGCTGAACTCGATAGTGCCGACAGCGATGTAACAGGGCGACTTAGAAACCGAGAAATTCGTTTTCGCAACCTGGGCGCGTTAGAACTTCGCAGGGATGCTGATTTCGGCAGCAATGAAGCGTTAGACGCGGCCTCTGCGATTCATATTGCTATCGAGCTGGAGGATGGACGCGTTCTCAATCTGAAGCTCGCTCCATCGGCTTCATTGCCTGGTCAACCAAGAGGCATCTTAGTGGCCATTACTTTACTTGTGGTATTTGCCCTAATCTTCAGTTACTCGCTTTCTTCGGTCATGTTACGACCAGTACAGGATTTGGAACGAGATGCCGAAAGAATCGGCCTGGCAGAAGTCGGCACAGTTGTATCGGAGTCAGGGCCGGTAGAATTGAGACGCATTGCAAGTGCGCTGAATCGAATGCGGTCCAGACTAGCAAACCTGATACGGGAGCGCGAACAGATTATGGTCGCAATTGCCCATGACATCCGAACTGGGTTAACCAGGGTTCGGCTACGCATGAGTGAGGGGCACACTATTACAGAAAAGGAAATCGAATCTGATCTAAATCAGATGGAGTCACTCGTCACCGACATGCTTGCTTATGCCCGCGCCGAAAGTCCAAAAGGCCCTCGGGAGTTGATCGAACTGAATACTTTTCTTGCGAAGATTGCAGAAACGGCCCCCTTCGAGGTTGCCTACTCAAATACCAGATCCACCGACCGTTTCGAGATCGCTGGCGACCCGATTGCCCTACGACGACTTTTCGAAAATTTGTTAGATAACGCAAGGTCTTACGGTAATGGTCAAATTTCATTATGTACGATCTTTGACGGCAAGAACTTTGTAGTCCGGGTGGAGGACAATGGTCCAGGATTGCCAGAGGATCAACTTGAAGATGTGTTTGAACCGTTTTACCGCCAGGATTCCTCACGGAGCAGGCAGACTGGCGGTAGCGGCCTTGGACTTGGTATTGCCCGCGCCATCGCCCGAGCCCATGGTGCATCTTTGGAGCTGGAGAATCGACCTGCTGGAGGACTATCTGCAATCGTTAGCTTTCCAGAGGCTATTCGAACTTGA